One genomic segment of Sphaerodactylus townsendi isolate TG3544 linkage group LG07, MPM_Stown_v2.3, whole genome shotgun sequence includes these proteins:
- the PELO gene encoding protein pelota homolog, whose product MKLVRKDIEKDNAGQVTLIPEDAEDMWHTYNLLRVGDSLRASTIRKVQTESSTGSVGSNRIRTTLTVCVQGIDFDSQACQLRVKGTNIQENEYVKMGAYHTIELEPNRQFTLAKKQWDSVVLERIEQACDPAFSADVAAVVMQEGLAHVCLVTPSMTLTRAKIEVNIPRKRKGNCSQHDRALERFYDQVMQAIQRHISFDIIKCVLVASPGFVREQFCDYMFQQAVKTDNKLLLENRSKFLQVHSSSGHKYALKEALCDPAVTSRLADTKAAAEVKALDDFYKMLQHEPDRAFYGLKHVEQANEAMAIDTLLISDELFRHQDVATRSRYVRLVDSVRDNMGTVRIFSSLHVSGEQLGQLTGVAAILRFPVAELSDQEDESSSEDD is encoded by the exons ATGAAGCTGGTGCGGAAGGACATTGAAAAAGACAACGCAGGGCAGGTGACCCTCATCCCTGAAGACGCCGAAGACATGTGGCACACCTACAATCTACTGCGGGTGGGTGACAGCTTGCGAGCTTCCACCATTCGCAAGGTGCAGACGGAGTCTTCCACAGGCAGCGTGGGCAGCAACCGCATCCGTACCACGCTCACGGTCTGTGTTCAGGGCATCGACTTTGATTCGCAGGCGTGCCAGTTGCGTGTCAAAGGTACCAACATCCAGGAAAATGAGTATGTCAAGATGGGAGCCTACCACACCATTGAGCTGGAGCCCAACCGTCAGTTCACCTTGGCGAAGAAGCAGTGGGACAGTGTGGTGCTGGAAAGGATTGAGCAAGCTTGCGATCCGGCCTTCAGTGCCGACGTGGCTGCGGTGGTGATGCAGGAAGGGTTGGCCCACGTCTGTCTGGTGACCCCAAGCATGACCCTGACCCGAGCCAAGATTGAGGTGAACATCCCTAGAAAGCGGAAAGGAAATTGCAGTCAACATGACCGAGCGCTGGAGAGATTCTACGACCAAGTGATGCAAGCAATTCAGCGTCACATCTCCTTTGATATTATAAAGTGTGTGCTTGTGGCCAGCCCAGGCTTTGTGAGGGAGCAGTTCTGTGACTACATGTTCCAGCAAGCAGTGAAGACAGACAACAAACTGTTGCTGGAGAATCGCTCAAAATTCTTGCAG GTACACTCTTCCTCCGGACATAAATATGCATTGAAAGAAGCTCTATGTGACCCAGCAGTAACCAGTCGACTCGCTGATACTAAAGCTGCTGCGGAAGTTAAAGCCTTAGATGATTTCTACAAGATGCTACAACATGAGCCTGACCGGGCATTTTATGGTCTCAAGCATGTGGAACAGGCCAATGAGGCAATGGCGATTGATACGTTGTTGATCAGCGATGAACTCTTTAGGCATCAAGATGTAGCTACTCGGAGTCGTTACGTCAGGCTAGTTGATAGTGTGCGTGACAACATGGGTACCGTTCGCATCTTCTCTAGCCTTCATGTGTCTGGCGAGCAGCTTGGGCAACTTACAGGTGTAGCCGCCATCTTGCGTTTTCCCGTTGCTGAGCTTTCTGACCAAGAAGATGAATCTAGTTCTGAAGACGATTGA